From Pleurocapsa minor HA4230-MV1, a single genomic window includes:
- a CDS encoding type II toxin-antitoxin system PemK/MazF family toxin — protein MRDYRCGSIWIVSFDPSIGTEIRKTRPALIISPTDFNQVRSKVTLLPISSTAVKAKKILPVIVRVKASQDNGLQSDSTIIAIEPSTFDKRRLVKYLGQLEENCFGEVKSILKSYLDL, from the coding sequence TTGCGCGATTATCGATGCGGAAGTATCTGGATAGTTAGCTTTGACCCGTCAATAGGAACTGAAATTAGAAAAACGCGACCAGCATTAATCATTTCTCCCACAGATTTCAATCAGGTTAGATCTAAAGTAACTCTATTACCCATATCTTCTACTGCGGTAAAAGCCAAGAAGATTTTACCTGTAATAGTCAGAGTCAAAGCAAGTCAAGACAATGGATTGCAATCTGACAGTACTATCATTGCTATTGAACCTAGTACTTTTGATAAACGCAGATTAGTTAAATATCTAGGTCAGTTAGAAGAAAATTGTTTTGGTGAGGTTAAATCAATACTTAAATCATACCTCGATCTTTAA
- a CDS encoding FAD-binding oxidoreductase, with amino-acid sequence MSKIVIIGCGIVGAAIAYELSLITGLDITVIDQNTPASGATGAALGVLMGVISQKQKGRAWRLRSTSLRRYQTLIPELEAKTGMKISVNHQGIFKLLFTGDNLEKWQKLAEFRANEGWDLSIGDRDFVAHHCPHLVNEQIIGAVYSPQDGQINPRELTQALVAAATANGVKFQLGVEVQDCIIQPDELATCQSLATSNGQIEVEQLIISAGLGSTPLTQSLQQGIPIRPVLGQAIKLKLDRSLGNADFQPVITGNDIHLVPLGNHQYWLGATVEFPTETGESIAEAQLLEQLRENAIAFCPELKSATILETWSGKRPRPEGIPAPIIEKLSGYSNVLLATAHYRNGVLLAPATAIEVVQMLGNTILL; translated from the coding sequence ATGAGCAAAATTGTCATAATTGGCTGTGGAATTGTTGGGGCAGCGATCGCTTATGAATTAAGCTTAATTACAGGATTGGACATTACCGTGATCGATCAGAATACCCCCGCTTCTGGTGCGACAGGAGCAGCTTTAGGGGTATTGATGGGTGTAATTAGCCAAAAGCAAAAAGGTCGTGCTTGGCGCTTGCGTAGCACTAGTCTAAGACGTTATCAAACTCTAATTCCTGAACTTGAAGCCAAAACAGGCATGAAAATCTCTGTCAATCACCAGGGAATTTTTAAACTCTTATTTACAGGCGATAATCTCGAAAAATGGCAGAAATTAGCGGAGTTTCGGGCTAACGAAGGTTGGGATTTATCAATTGGCGATCGCGATTTTGTTGCGCACCATTGCCCCCACTTAGTTAACGAGCAAATTATCGGCGCGGTTTATTCTCCTCAAGATGGACAAATCAATCCTCGGGAACTGACTCAAGCTTTAGTTGCTGCTGCTACGGCTAACGGCGTTAAGTTTCAGTTGGGAGTAGAGGTACAAGATTGCATTATCCAGCCAGATGAATTAGCAACCTGCCAATCTTTAGCCACCAGCAACGGTCAAATAGAAGTCGAGCAGTTAATTATCTCCGCAGGCTTGGGTTCAACTCCCCTTACCCAATCTCTACAGCAAGGAATTCCCATTCGTCCCGTACTCGGACAGGCAATAAAATTAAAGCTAGATCGCTCTTTAGGTAATGCCGATTTTCAACCCGTAATTACAGGCAATGATATTCATCTCGTACCATTAGGCAATCATCAATATTGGCTGGGGGCAACGGTAGAATTTCCGACTGAAACGGGAGAAAGTATTGCTGAGGCTCAATTATTAGAGCAGCTAAGGGAAAATGCGATCGCTTTTTGTCCAGAATTGAAATCAGCAACTATACTGGAAACTTGGTCTGGTAAACGTCCTCGCCCTGAAGGTATACCCGCGCCCATTATTGAAAAACTATCAGGCTACAGTAATGTCCTACTAGCTACAGCACATTACCGCAACGGTGTTCTACTAGCCCCCGCAACTGCCATAGAAGTAGTGCAGATGTTAGGCAATACAATTTTGCTCTAA
- a CDS encoding BrnA antitoxin family protein translates to MNSNQFDLNISLEERERKLVEMSDEDINFSDLAELDEAFFKNAKLVKRKPTTEAISIRVDTETLEWFRNYAKDHAEIKGYQTLINDVLRTFVIQQIKNET, encoded by the coding sequence ATGAACAGCAATCAGTTTGACCTCAATATATCCCTCGAAGAAAGAGAAAGAAAGCTAGTCGAGATGTCTGATGAAGATATCAACTTTTCCGATCTTGCCGAATTAGATGAAGCTTTTTTTAAAAATGCTAAGTTGGTGAAAAGAAAACCTACAACAGAAGCAATTTCTATCCGAGTCGATACTGAAACCCTGGAATGGTTTCGCAACTATGCCAAAGATCATGCGGAAATTAAAGGATATCAGACTTTAATCAACGATGTATTAAGAACCTTTGTCATCCAACAAATAAAAAACGAAACCTAA
- a CDS encoding NAD(P)H-hydrate dehydratase: protein MENIVETAIVNAEQMRQIESQIFASGMPVAALMEKAAVLCFNKIMSLYPLATTSLVGVLVGPGHNGGDALVIARELYLAGYQVQVYRPVFKLKELTTNHANYAASLGISFYEDIQPLSQCQLIVDGLFGFGLARELPENIIQAIALVNSWSQPIVSIDLPSGIHTDTGVVLGNSIKATHTLCLGLWKRAFFQDHALEYLGQSTRIDFGLLQHHIGSVLPQPVPVKQITKAIALDFLPLPRPAVTYKYRQGHLLLICGSRTYAGAAILTALGARASGVGMLSVAVPESLKPLLTSHLPEALIIGCPENKEGAIASLPFSANDLSQFDVVACGPGLTSNAESVVTKVLQSECSLILDADGLNILAQHNVAEVLNERTAPTVLTPHLGEFKRLFPEVTDLDDRLNAVQTAAQKSSAIVVLKGARTAIANAQGLTWLVAQSSPALARGGSGDVLTGLTGGLAAQSKIIEDSSLFNAVATAAWWHAQAGIKAAQERTELGVDATTLAEYLTPTIHQLWNE from the coding sequence ATGGAAAATATAGTCGAAACCGCGATCGTTAATGCCGAGCAAATGAGACAAATTGAATCACAAATCTTTGCATCAGGAATGCCTGTGGCGGCTTTGATGGAAAAGGCAGCGGTCTTGTGTTTCAACAAAATCATGAGTTTGTATCCCTTAGCGACAACCTCTTTAGTCGGAGTCTTAGTGGGGCCAGGACATAACGGTGGTGATGCGCTGGTAATTGCCCGTGAACTATATTTGGCGGGATATCAGGTGCAGGTATATCGTCCTGTTTTTAAGCTTAAGGAATTAACCACAAACCATGCTAATTATGCAGCTAGTTTAGGGATTAGTTTCTATGAAGATATCCAACCGTTAAGTCAGTGTCAATTAATCGTTGATGGCTTATTTGGCTTTGGTTTGGCTCGCGAGTTGCCAGAAAATATCATTCAGGCGATCGCTCTTGTTAATAGTTGGTCTCAACCAATTGTCAGTATCGATCTGCCTTCGGGAATCCATACAGACACGGGAGTAGTGCTGGGCAATAGTATTAAAGCGACTCATACTCTTTGTTTAGGCTTGTGGAAAAGAGCTTTCTTTCAGGATCATGCTCTGGAATATTTGGGTCAGAGTACTAGAATTGATTTTGGTCTGCTACAACATCATATCGGGTCGGTATTACCCCAACCTGTACCAGTTAAGCAAATAACTAAAGCGATCGCCCTGGACTTTTTGCCTCTACCTCGCCCTGCCGTTACCTATAAATATCGTCAGGGACACCTGCTCTTAATTTGTGGCTCTCGCACCTATGCAGGAGCAGCTATTCTAACTGCTTTGGGAGCGCGTGCAAGTGGAGTGGGGATGTTGTCGGTGGCTGTGCCAGAATCGCTTAAGCCATTACTTACTAGTCACTTACCAGAAGCTTTGATTATAGGCTGTCCTGAAAATAAGGAAGGTGCGATCGCCTCTTTACCTTTCTCAGCAAATGATCTAAGTCAGTTTGATGTAGTAGCTTGTGGCCCAGGTTTGACTAGTAATGCTGAATCAGTAGTTACCAAAGTCTTACAGTCAGAATGTTCTTTAATTCTCGATGCTGACGGACTAAATATCTTGGCACAACATAATGTGGCGGAGGTTTTAAATGAACGCACTGCACCCACGGTTTTAACGCCTCATTTGGGAGAGTTTAAACGCTTATTTCCTGAAGTTACCGATTTAGACGATCGCCTTAATGCAGTCCAAACCGCAGCCCAAAAAAGCAGCGCCATCGTTGTACTTAAAGGAGCTAGAACAGCGATCGCCAATGCTCAAGGATTGACTTGGCTAGTTGCTCAAAGTAGCCCTGCCTTAGCTAGAGGTGGCAGTGGTGATGTATTGACAGGGCTAACTGGGGGATTGGCAGCCCAAAGTAAAATCATTGAGGATAGCAGTTTATTTAATGCCGTGGCTACTGCTGCCTGGTGGCACGCTCAAGCAGGGATTAAAGCAGCACAAGAACGTACTGAATTAGGAGTAGATGCCACAACTCTAGCCGAATATTTAACACCAACGATTCATCAGTTGTGGAATGAATAG
- a CDS encoding DUF5615 family PIN-like protein, with product MRFLVDECAGTRVASWLREEGYEVFSVYDQARGISDDAIINKAFEENWILITNDKDFGEKVHREKYPHRGIIFLRLQDERSNNKIRVLQRLLSMYLQRIPDNFVVVTEKQVRFRTKS from the coding sequence ATGCGTTTCTTAGTAGATGAATGCGCGGGTACTAGAGTAGCAAGTTGGTTGAGAGAAGAAGGATACGAAGTATTTTCAGTTTACGATCAAGCGCGAGGCATTAGCGATGATGCGATTATTAACAAAGCTTTTGAGGAAAACTGGATTTTGATTACGAATGACAAGGATTTTGGTGAAAAGGTTCATCGAGAAAAATACCCCCATCGAGGAATCATTTTTCTGCGTCTACAAGATGAACGCTCTAATAATAAGATCCGTGTTTTACAGCGTTTATTATCAATGTATCTTCAGCGAATACCCGATAATTTTGTTGTAGTTACAGAAAAGCAAGTTCGTTTTCGCACCAAGTCATAA
- the psbQ gene encoding photosystem II protein PsbQ — MKIFRPILSLILVLATTLLVSCGAPAVSTPPTYTPEKLEKISTYRIPLDIARQRIPELGQSIVNEDWVNANSFLHGPLGLIRRDLTYLSNALLPDEQEPALNVAKDIFKHLENIDAAVSEKNYTVAINQYKEVVSDLDLYNSLIPQTKEPEPAKQAMKEAENTFAGVKAEVEETIEQFIPDFNDNA; from the coding sequence ATGAAAATTTTTCGCCCTATTCTTTCACTAATATTGGTACTGGCTACAACTCTTTTGGTTAGCTGTGGTGCCCCTGCTGTTTCAACACCGCCAACTTATACCCCTGAGAAGTTAGAAAAAATTAGCACTTATCGTATCCCTCTAGATATTGCTCGCCAGAGAATTCCCGAACTTGGTCAATCGATCGTCAACGAAGATTGGGTCAATGCTAATTCCTTTCTCCACGGGCCTCTGGGCTTAATTAGAAGAGACTTAACTTATCTCTCTAATGCTTTGCTTCCCGATGAGCAAGAACCAGCTTTAAATGTAGCTAAAGATATTTTTAAGCACTTGGAAAATATCGATGCTGCGGTCAGCGAAAAAAACTACACTGTAGCCATCAATCAGTATAAAGAAGTGGTATCTGATTTGGATCTCTATAATAGTTTAATCCCTCAGACCAAAGAACCCGAACCTGCTAAACAAGCTATGAAAGAAGCTGAAAATACTTTTGCAGGAGTCAAAGCAGAAGTAGAAGAAACTATCGAGCAATTTATTCCTGATTTTAATGACAATGCTTAA
- a CDS encoding NifU family protein — protein sequence MTLALTMDNVETVLDELRPYLMADGGNVELAEIEGPIVKLRLQGACGSCPSSAMTLKMGIERRLREKIPEIVEVEQVV from the coding sequence ATGACATTAGCATTAACGATGGATAACGTAGAAACCGTCTTAGACGAGCTACGTCCTTATCTCATGGCTGACGGCGGTAACGTTGAACTAGCCGAAATTGAAGGCCCAATTGTCAAACTTAGATTACAAGGTGCTTGTGGCTCTTGTCCTAGCTCTGCCATGACTCTAAAAATGGGGATCGAACGCCGTTTAAGAGAAAAAATTCCTGAAATCGTCGAAGTAGAACAAGTAGTTTAA
- a CDS encoding DUF433 domain-containing protein: MSNQQQLLSRITTNSEVMVGKPVIKGTRLAVEYILNLLAQGASVTEILEEYDGLEEEDIRACLLFAAQSLANTTFMPISV, encoded by the coding sequence ATGAGCAATCAGCAGCAATTACTAAGCCGTATAACTACCAATTCTGAAGTCATGGTAGGTAAACCTGTAATCAAGGGTACGCGACTAGCGGTAGAGTATATTCTTAATCTTTTGGCACAAGGTGCATCTGTTACGGAGATTTTAGAAGAATACGATGGTTTAGAGGAGGAAGATATTAGAGCTTGTTTATTGTTTGCTGCTCAATCTCTTGCAAATACTACCTTTATGCCAATATCTGTCTAG
- a CDS encoding Uma2 family endonuclease → MTATTTTKIFSFEEYLQHDQDPDSRYELVDGKLELMNPPTFRHILISDFIRDAFKTEINRLKLPWLAIREGGIRTGWRKSRIADVCVVEREQVMGSLDESGVLETSPLLVIEVVSPESIKRDYRYKRSEYAAIEINEYWIVDPIEQQVTILILDEGLYEETIFTSDRELVSPTFTEIKLTPQQIFSAENI, encoded by the coding sequence ATGACTGCCACAACTACAACCAAAATATTTTCCTTTGAAGAATATTTACAACACGACCAAGATCCTGATAGTCGTTACGAATTAGTAGACGGCAAACTAGAATTAATGAATCCTCCAACCTTTCGTCATATTCTCATTAGCGACTTTATTCGTGATGCTTTTAAAACAGAAATAAATCGCCTTAAACTTCCGTGGTTGGCAATTAGAGAAGGAGGAATTAGAACGGGGTGGCGTAAATCACGCATTGCCGATGTTTGCGTGGTAGAAAGAGAACAAGTAATGGGTTCGTTAGATGAATCTGGAGTATTAGAAACTTCTCCTTTGTTAGTCATAGAAGTAGTTAGTCCTGAATCAATTAAAAGAGATTATCGCTACAAACGCTCCGAATACGCAGCTATAGAGATTAATGAATATTGGATTGTCGATCCCATAGAACAGCAAGTGACAATTTTGATATTAGATGAAGGCTTGTATGAGGAAACAATTTTTACTAGCGATCGAGAATTAGTGTCACCTACCTTCACCGAAATTAAGTTAACTCCTCAACAAATTTTTAGCGCCGAAAATATTTAA
- a CDS encoding BrnT family toxin: MEFEWDENKNRNNIIKHGIDFQEAKRVFEDPDLLTYEDNRFNYGERRDISLGQLELTTQSKIIVVVVVSTDRNGIVRLISARKASKQERREYEQQSV, from the coding sequence ATGGAATTTGAGTGGGATGAAAATAAAAACCGAAACAACATCATCAAGCATGGTATTGACTTTCAAGAAGCAAAGCGAGTTTTTGAAGATCCTGACTTACTAACTTATGAAGATAATCGCTTTAATTATGGGGAAAGAAGAGATATTTCTCTAGGTCAATTAGAATTAACAACTCAATCAAAAATAATCGTTGTAGTGGTTGTTTCTACCGATAGAAATGGAATAGTTAGGTTGATTTCAGCTAGAAAGGCTAGTAAACAAGAAAGAAGAGAATATGAACAGCAATCAGTTTGA
- a CDS encoding type II toxin-antitoxin system HicA family toxin, producing MNKKQRKFYDAIFATPIRRNIVWDDVVSLIETLGGSVAQGNGSRVRLSLNGISLNIHSPHPQKELKRYQVKDVRTFLIKAEIKT from the coding sequence ATGAATAAAAAACAGCGCAAATTTTATGATGCTATCTTTGCGACACCAATTCGACGCAATATTGTTTGGGACGATGTAGTGTCATTGATTGAGACTTTAGGAGGATCAGTAGCTCAAGGAAATGGCTCAAGAGTTCGTTTGAGCTTGAATGGCATTTCTCTAAATATTCATTCTCCCCATCCACAGAAAGAATTAAAAAGATATCAAGTTAAAGATGTCCGTACCTTTTTAATCAAAGCGGAAATAAAAACATGA
- a CDS encoding prepilin-type N-terminal cleavage/methylation domain-containing protein: protein MNNVFTAKLLQNLQAKKKGNKGFTLIELLVVVIIIGVLAAVALPNLLGQVGKARESEAKNIVGALTRSQQSRYVQVSSFAGNTTVTPTAPTGIRQQGQLAGNNYISLLEVPTSAAKYYAFAVPSAGIQVASGNYQREGQTAVTNNNLNDGTRDYVGAINYDQDTRDFQTTLCRSMSEPTGFNLSAATDALGAITSGTGAMPANGIITADNNNANAPVLSCNTAAGASQTEVVR, encoded by the coding sequence ATGAATAACGTATTTACTGCTAAATTACTACAAAATTTACAAGCTAAGAAAAAAGGCAACAAAGGTTTTACATTAATTGAATTATTAGTTGTTGTAATCATCATCGGTGTACTTGCTGCTGTGGCTCTACCTAACTTATTAGGTCAAGTTGGTAAAGCTCGTGAATCTGAAGCGAAAAACATTGTCGGTGCATTAACTCGTTCTCAACAATCTCGTTATGTGCAAGTAAGTTCTTTTGCGGGTAATACCACTGTCACTCCCACTGCTCCTACAGGAATTAGACAACAAGGACAACTTGCAGGAAACAACTATATTAGTCTTTTGGAAGTACCTACAAGTGCTGCAAAATATTATGCATTTGCTGTTCCTTCTGCAGGAATTCAAGTGGCAAGTGGTAATTATCAAAGAGAAGGTCAAACTGCAGTTACAAACAATAACTTAAACGATGGTACTAGAGATTATGTTGGTGCTATCAACTACGATCAAGATACAAGAGATTTCCAAACTACTCTATGCCGCTCAATGAGCGAACCTACTGGTTTTAATCTTTCAGCTGCAACAGATGCTCTGGGAGCAATAACTTCTGGTACTGGAGCAATGCCTGCTAATGGAATTATCACTGCGGATAATAATAATGCCAATGCCCCAGTTTTGAGTTGCAACACTGCTGCTGGTGCTTCTCAAACTGAAGTAGTTAGATAA
- a CDS encoding DUF3386 domain-containing protein: MTDNTARDRFRAAYEQRYTWDSDFPGYTTKLELKQGDETYTAEIKVNSDLSVEVSGIEDEKVAESVYNHMRDVITHRKRNTFENAHGKNTFTLGEEDSTGAVEILVKGDSMGSNYKIRGTEICQVSRVMGPMAFVINTNESLDTGEGYISTGYNAIFRDSKTNDLKAKREFHESYEKLGKYYVPKHQTIESIDPNSAKITTEFIFSENKLLEPAAIA; encoded by the coding sequence ATGACAGATAATACTGCACGCGATCGCTTTCGCGCAGCTTACGAACAACGATACACTTGGGATAGTGACTTCCCTGGCTATACGACCAAGCTAGAACTGAAGCAAGGAGACGAAACCTACACCGCCGAGATTAAAGTGAACAGCGATCTGTCTGTAGAAGTTTCGGGTATTGAAGACGAAAAGGTAGCGGAAAGCGTTTACAACCACATGAGAGACGTAATTACCCACCGCAAACGCAATACTTTTGAAAATGCTCACGGTAAAAACACTTTTACTCTCGGAGAAGAAGATAGTACAGGTGCAGTGGAAATCCTAGTTAAAGGAGACTCCATGGGTTCTAACTATAAGATTCGCGGTACTGAAATCTGTCAAGTGAGTCGTGTTATGGGGCCAATGGCGTTTGTGATTAACACCAACGAAAGTTTAGACACTGGAGAAGGCTATATTTCGACTGGCTATAATGCTATCTTCCGCGACTCTAAAACCAATGATTTAAAAGCTAAACGTGAATTCCACGAAAGTTACGAAAAGCTCGGCAAATATTACGTTCCTAAGCATCAAACGATCGAGTCTATCGATCCCAACTCCGCTAAAATTACCACTGAATTTATCTTTTCAGAAAATAAACTCTTAGAACCTGCTGCGATCGCATGA
- a CDS encoding prepilin-type N-terminal cleavage/methylation domain-containing protein, whose translation MKTKKIVFFLKNIYQNQNIQKNKGFTLIELLVVVIIISVLSAVSIPNIILQVGKARETEAKTNLSSLGQSQQIYFFQKATFANQISKLDIHISPSGFYSYPNPSIANSSLVKHTATNSSSLTQATKNYAMGVYFVSGDFGIVLCQGNTIGGTTVDAPNTNTGTCVDGVEVR comes from the coding sequence ATGAAAACGAAAAAAATAGTTTTTTTTCTCAAAAATATTTATCAAAACCAAAATATACAAAAAAATAAAGGATTTACTTTAATTGAACTATTAGTAGTCGTAATTATTATTAGTGTTCTTTCTGCTGTATCTATTCCTAATATTATTCTCCAAGTAGGTAAAGCTAGAGAAACGGAAGCAAAAACTAATCTTAGCTCACTCGGTCAATCACAACAAATTTATTTTTTCCAAAAAGCTACTTTTGCTAATCAAATTAGTAAATTAGACATTCATATATCCCCCAGTGGATTTTATAGTTATCCCAATCCTAGTATTGCGAATTCTTCTCTAGTTAAGCATACAGCAACCAATTCAAGTTCTTTGACTCAAGCCACTAAAAACTATGCCATGGGTGTTTATTTTGTTTCGGGTGATTTTGGGATTGTTCTTTGCCAAGGTAATACCATTGGTGGAACAACGGTAGATGCTCCTAATACTAATACTGGCACTTGTGTTGATGGAGTTGAAGTTAGATAG
- a CDS encoding PIN domain-containing protein: protein MKYIVDTHALVWFLEGNSRLGTGAKNVLTDSASQLILPSIALAEAVWIVDRARTSIPSVVDLLNAVSADPRIAIYPLDKAIVEKSIDLLTITEMHDRLIVATAMVVENRGDKTALLTCDRNITASGLISLIWE from the coding sequence ATGAAGTATATTGTTGATACTCATGCGCTAGTTTGGTTTTTAGAGGGTAATTCACGTTTAGGAACAGGTGCAAAAAATGTTCTTACTGATTCTGCTAGTCAATTAATATTACCCTCGATCGCTTTAGCCGAAGCAGTTTGGATTGTAGATCGTGCCAGAACATCGATTCCTTCAGTAGTAGATTTACTCAATGCAGTAAGTGCAGATCCTCGAATAGCAATTTATCCGCTAGACAAAGCTATTGTTGAAAAGAGTATTGATTTATTGACTATTACTGAAATGCACGACCGATTAATCGTCGCAACGGCAATGGTTGTAGAAAATCGAGGAGACAAAACAGCATTACTAACCTGCGATCGCAATATTACAGCATCGGGTTTAATCAGTCTAATTTGGGAATAA
- a CDS encoding XisI protein produces MDKLTNYRQYIQQFLTEQTQGQIIGGDIETEVIFDLDRDRYLLIDLGWQKHQRIYNCVIHLEIRDSKIWIQRNQTDQPIADVLIAMGVAKEDIILGLQPPYIREYTGLGVA; encoded by the coding sequence ATGGATAAATTAACTAACTATCGTCAATATATTCAGCAATTTTTAACTGAACAAACTCAAGGTCAAATTATTGGTGGAGATATCGAAACAGAAGTTATCTTTGATTTAGATAGGGATAGATATTTATTAATCGATTTGGGTTGGCAGAAACACCAACGTATTTATAACTGTGTAATTCATTTAGAGATTAGGGACAGTAAGATTTGGATTCAACGTAATCAAACAGATCAACCGATCGCCGATGTTTTAATTGCTATGGGAGTGGCAAAGGAAGATATTATTTTGGGTTTACAACCTCCTTATATCCGTGAATATACAGGTTTGGGTGTTGCATAA
- a CDS encoding transposase, which produces MKYNPDKHHRRSIRLPGYDYSQPGAYFVTICAYQRQCLFGDVVNGQIILNQYGAIVADEWQKSSVIRQEIELDGWVVMPNHFHGIVIIKNIVGKNRDRIVKNGNVNVGANGRSPLRDNALVQMKSKSLSSLMAGFKSIATKKINILRDTPATPLWQRNYYEHIIRDRDAMDKIRQYIINNPVSWEIDQLHPDNPSKW; this is translated from the coding sequence ATGAAATATAATCCCGACAAACACCACAGGCGATCGATCCGATTACCAGGATATGATTACAGCCAACCAGGGGCATATTTCGTGACTATTTGTGCGTATCAACGACAATGTTTATTTGGTGATGTTGTTAATGGGCAAATAATTTTGAATCAATATGGTGCAATTGTTGCCGATGAATGGCAAAAATCATCTGTTATTCGGCAGGAAATTGAATTGGATGGATGGGTGGTGATGCCTAATCATTTTCATGGCATCGTAATCATCAAAAATATCGTGGGGAAAAACCGCGATCGCATCGTAAAAAACGGCAACGTTAATGTAGGGGCGAACGGCCGTTCGCCCCTACGGGATAATGCCCTCGTACAGATGAAATCAAAATCATTATCATCATTAATGGCGGGTTTTAAATCAATCGCCACCAAAAAAATTAATATATTGCGTGACACACCAGCAACACCATTATGGCAACGCAATTATTATGAACACATTATCCGCGATCGCGATGCAATGGATAAAATACGCCAATACATCATTAATAATCCTGTGTCATGGGAGATAGATCAATTACATCCAGATAATCCCTCAAAATGGTGA
- a CDS encoding type II toxin-antitoxin system RelE/ParE family toxin, with translation MTSYKIEWKQSAKKELKKLDRQIIPRILQAVESLGDNPYSSGSKKLIGSNSNYRLRVGDYRIVYSIQSSILTIEIIKVGHRRDIYRQ, from the coding sequence ATGACCTCATATAAAATTGAGTGGAAACAATCAGCTAAAAAAGAATTAAAGAAACTAGACAGGCAAATCATACCGAGAATTTTACAGGCGGTAGAAAGCTTGGGAGATAATCCATATTCTTCAGGGAGTAAAAAACTGATTGGAAGTAACTCTAATTATCGCCTTCGTGTCGGTGACTATCGCATCGTTTACAGTATTCAATCATCCATACTGACCATAGAAATTATTAAAGTTGGTCATCGTCGAGATATTTATCGCCAGTAG
- a CDS encoding type II toxin-antitoxin system HicB family antitoxin, translating into MKYKGYEAIIEFDEVDQLFFGRVINTRDVISFDGKTVDELKQSFEAVIDEYLEDCKNEGKDPDKPFSGQFNLRITSELHQKIAIQAKKQNVSLNTFVTRALEKTV; encoded by the coding sequence ATGAAATATAAAGGCTATGAAGCAATAATAGAATTTGATGAAGTCGATCAACTATTCTTCGGTAGAGTAATTAATACCAGAGATGTAATTTCATTTGATGGCAAAACAGTAGATGAATTAAAACAATCTTTTGAAGCTGTAATTGATGAATATTTAGAAGACTGTAAAAATGAGGGAAAAGATCCAGATAAGCCATTTTCTGGTCAGTTCAACTTGCGTATCACTTCTGAATTGCATCAAAAAATTGCTATTCAAGCGAAAAAGCAAAATGTAAGTCTGAATACTTTTGTGACGCGAGCATTAGAAAAAACAGTTTGA